The Rhinoderma darwinii isolate aRhiDar2 chromosome 11, aRhiDar2.hap1, whole genome shotgun sequence genome window below encodes:
- the TSPAN14 gene encoding tetraspanin-14 encodes MHYYRYSTAEVSCCYKYLLFSYNIIFWLSGMLLLGIGLWAWSEKGILSDITKVTRLHGFDPVWLVLIVGVIMFTLGFAGCVGALRENICLLKFFCGAIVLIFFLELAVAVLAFLFQDWVRDRAKEFFENNIRAYRDDIDLQNLIDSLQKANHCCGAQGPDDWDLNEYFNCTGENLSREKCGVPFSCCIADPAQTVVNTQCGYDVRKKSLAERATVTYVKGCISALEAWLPRNIYIVAGAFLVISILQIFGIYLARTLMSDIDAVKAGFRF; translated from the exons ATGCACTACTATCGATACAGCACAGCAGAAGTTAGCTGCTGTTACAAGTACCTTCTTTTTAGCTATAACATCATATTTTGG CTGTCTGGTATGTTACTGCTTGGAATTGGTCTGTGGGCTTGGAGTGAAAAA GGAATTTTGTCTGATATAACTAAAGTGACTCGGCTCCATGGTTTTGATCCTGTATGGTTGGTCCTGATCGTTGGGGTGATTATGTTCACACTTGGCTTCGCTGGATGTGTTGGTGCTTTGAGAGAAAAcatttgccttttgaaattt TTCTGTGGTGCCATTGTGCTGATCTTTTTTCTGGAGCTGGCTGTTGCAGTGCTGGCCTTCCTCTTCCAAGATTGGGTGAGAGACCGAGCCAAGGAATTTTTTGAGAACAACATTCGAGCTTACCGAGACGATATCGACCTGCAGAACCTCATAGACTCCCTACAGAAAGCG AACCATTGTTGTGGTGCTCAAGGGCCAGATGACTGGGATCTGAATGAGTATTTTAACTGCACTGGTGAAAACCTCAGTCGAGAGAAATGTGGCGTGCCGTTCTCCTGCTGTATAGCAGACCCAGCT caaaCGGTTGTGAATACTCAGTGTGGTTATGACGTCCGTAAAAAG TCACTTGCTGAAAGAGCTACGGTAACTTATGTGAAGGGTTGTATATCCGCATTGGAGGCGTGGTTACCTAGAAATATATACATTGtggctggagcttttctggtgataTCCATTTTACAG ATTTTCGGTATCTATCTGGCTCGGACACTTATGTCTGACATCGATGCAGTAAAGGCCGGATTCCGGTTTTGA